A region from the Lysobacter antibioticus genome encodes:
- a CDS encoding ROK family transcriptional regulator produces the protein MNIGRGATQQSSAPYNRRLVLDFIRQHGAASRKDIQEKVSLSPQTVANITNELESIGLIVSRRQKDLKTRGQPPIAFEINPDAGQSIGISLEPGRASGALVNLLGQIDARCEVQLQGCDRSQLLAGLLELVAKLRRQANARLWGIGVALPGPLGDTELSFVGPTALEGWKDLSILDQLQEATGLPLFHSVDSVAGALGETLYGVARHLDNFFYLHLSMGLGGSLIVARNTYRGADGNATEIGHVPVVPGGTPCYCGNQGCLERYLSLHSLAEALGLDDGQIRTSDLLDRLDDAADQPLQQWCQQASQRLRDAICMIENMLDPQTIVIGGSAPQKLVQRLVDLAQPWHRSVRGRPAPEWPRVIISQREEDCSLLGAAVLPIHELLSPRLEGLQKDDLGELQTAELLGHRPAAGGRRI, from the coding sequence ATGAATATCGGCCGCGGCGCCACCCAGCAATCCAGCGCCCCCTACAACCGCCGCCTGGTGCTGGATTTCATCCGCCAGCACGGTGCGGCTTCGCGCAAGGACATCCAGGAAAAGGTCTCGCTCAGTCCGCAGACGGTCGCCAACATCACCAATGAGCTGGAATCCATCGGCCTGATCGTCTCGCGCCGGCAAAAGGATCTGAAAACCCGCGGCCAGCCGCCGATCGCCTTCGAGATCAACCCCGACGCCGGCCAGTCGATCGGCATCAGCCTGGAACCGGGCCGCGCCTCGGGCGCGCTGGTGAATCTATTGGGCCAGATCGATGCTCGCTGCGAGGTGCAGCTGCAGGGTTGCGATCGCTCGCAGCTGCTGGCCGGCCTGCTGGAACTGGTGGCCAAGCTGCGCCGGCAAGCCAATGCCCGGCTGTGGGGCATCGGCGTGGCCCTGCCCGGCCCGCTCGGCGACACCGAACTGAGTTTCGTCGGCCCCACCGCGCTGGAGGGCTGGAAGGATCTGTCCATCCTCGATCAATTGCAGGAAGCCACCGGCCTGCCCCTGTTCCACAGCGTCGACAGCGTGGCGGGCGCGCTGGGCGAGACTTTGTACGGGGTCGCCCGGCACCTCGACAACTTCTTCTACCTGCACCTGAGCATGGGTCTGGGCGGCTCGTTGATCGTCGCTCGCAACACCTACCGCGGCGCCGACGGCAACGCCACCGAGATCGGCCACGTGCCGGTCGTCCCCGGCGGCACGCCCTGCTATTGCGGCAATCAGGGCTGCCTGGAGCGATACCTGTCGCTGCATTCGCTGGCCGAGGCGCTGGGCCTGGACGACGGGCAGATCCGTACGTCGGATTTGCTCGACCGGCTGGACGACGCTGCGGACCAACCCCTGCAACAGTGGTGCCAGCAGGCATCGCAACGACTGCGCGATGCCATCTGCATGATCGAGAACATGCTCGACCCCCAGACCATCGTCATCGGCGGGTCGGCGCCGCAGAAGCTGGTGCAGCGCCTGGTCGATCTGGCCCAGCCATGGCACCGCTCGGTGCGCGGCCGCCCTGCCCCGGAATGGCCGCGCGTAATCATTTCCCAGCGCGAAGAGGACTGTTCGTTGCTGGGCGCCGCCGTGCTGCCCATCCATGAGCTGCTCTCGCCGCGCCTGGAAGGCCTGCAAAAAGACGATCTCGGAGAGCTGCAGACGGCCGAGCTGCTGGGTCACCGCCCGGCGGCCGGGGGGCGTCGAATTTAA
- a CDS encoding nuclear transport factor 2 family protein: MEDAENTLRALAQVYFDAAYDMDAEQFRTIFHPLSAVTRIGDDGEVNVMPIETWLAGVRNATAPRKLGLERKDEVVAIDVSEHLALIKLKLQMPPRHFTDLLSCLKVQGSWKIVQKVMSVDVRQ, encoded by the coding sequence ATGGAAGACGCTGAAAACACCTTGCGAGCCTTGGCTCAAGTCTATTTCGATGCCGCGTACGACATGGACGCGGAGCAGTTCCGGACGATATTTCACCCCCTCAGTGCCGTAACCAGAATCGGCGACGACGGCGAGGTCAATGTGATGCCGATCGAGACCTGGCTGGCCGGCGTGCGCAATGCGACCGCCCCGCGAAAACTCGGCCTCGAGCGCAAGGACGAGGTCGTCGCGATCGATGTTTCGGAGCATCTCGCCCTGATAAAGCTGAAGCTTCAGATGCCGCCGCGTCACTTCACCGACCTGCTGTCGTGCCTGAAGGTGCAGGGCAGTTGGAAGATCGTTCAGAAGGTGATGTCGGTCGACGTCCGCCAATAG
- a CDS encoding sensor histidine kinase, producing the protein MAGLPLGLGLLLMAVPLLDHGAATASRTLYLLALALWMLPLTALQRSLWRRGVAGWAMAAVLLPASYAMVVATKALSVLMIACSKGASLDGFNWGLIFRGLEGAWLALVAYCAIHAVSVYYVELQRAQARHLQSQTLIRDAELRALRYQLQPHFLFNTLNAISALVAEERNREAQQMLACLGDFLRATLDGAHGHEVGLADEVALTEAYLDIEKARLGSRLLVKWELGPGLLTAQVPYLLLQPLVENAIRHGIAARTAPGRLDIHIGEEAGRLRVQVSNDLCAEQGRGPDDGSAARAEPVGLGNIGARLANLYPGDHQLSAGIGADGRYRVDLSFPLRLRTETTA; encoded by the coding sequence TTGGCCGGCTTGCCCTTGGGGCTGGGGCTGCTGTTGATGGCGGTGCCGTTGCTGGACCATGGCGCGGCGACGGCGTCGCGCACGCTGTATCTGTTGGCGCTGGCGCTGTGGATGCTGCCGCTGACGGCCTTGCAACGCAGTCTGTGGCGTCGCGGCGTGGCCGGTTGGGCCATGGCCGCGGTGTTGCTGCCGGCGAGCTACGCCATGGTGGTCGCGACGAAGGCCCTGAGCGTCTTGATGATCGCCTGCAGCAAGGGAGCCTCGCTCGACGGCTTCAACTGGGGGCTGATCTTCCGCGGTCTCGAGGGCGCTTGGCTGGCCTTGGTGGCCTACTGCGCCATCCATGCGGTGTCGGTGTATTACGTGGAATTGCAACGGGCCCAGGCGCGCCATCTGCAGTCGCAGACGCTGATCCGCGACGCCGAACTGCGCGCGCTGCGTTATCAACTGCAGCCGCATTTCCTCTTCAACACTCTCAATGCCATCTCCGCCCTCGTGGCCGAGGAGCGCAATCGCGAAGCGCAGCAGATGTTGGCCTGCCTGGGCGATTTCCTGCGCGCCACGCTCGACGGCGCGCACGGGCACGAAGTCGGCCTGGCCGATGAAGTCGCCCTCACCGAGGCCTATCTGGATATCGAAAAAGCGCGCTTGGGTTCGCGCCTGCTGGTGAAGTGGGAGCTCGGCCCCGGCCTGCTGACCGCGCAGGTGCCTTATCTGTTGTTGCAGCCTCTGGTCGAGAATGCGATCCGCCATGGCATCGCCGCGCGCACCGCGCCGGGGCGGCTCGACATCCATATCGGCGAAGAGGCCGGCCGACTGCGCGTACAGGTGAGTAACGATCTGTGCGCAGAGCAAGGCCGTGGCCCCGACGACGGTAGCGCCGCGCGGGCAGAGCCCGTCGGCCTGGGCAATATCGGCGCACGGCTGGCCAACCTGTATCCCGGTGACCATCAATTGAGTGCCGGCATCGGCGCCGATGGGCGTTATCGCGTGGACCTGTCGTTTCCCTTGCGCCTGCGTACGGAGACAACCGCATGA
- a CDS encoding carbohydrate kinase family protein, producing the protein MKLDPPQLSPPQFSIVGDVSVDLVLGTLDGWPKIGTEQLLPRSELRAGGSAANSALAARHLGLSPHLIGAIGDDDLAQWLLLQLAGIRVELQTCASDTTVSVGLMHADGERTFFTSCGHLQHLTPDFVLEHLPQASPGSIALFTAPFLLPGLREHFSQLLAEASNQGYQVALDTGWPPEGWTPQVHREVEGWLVHCDHLLVNELEAMSIAGIHDDSGEDLELAVQRVARLLKPGAHLIVKLGAAGALGHVDGRSIRYASEAVYDIFDTVGAGDSFNTGYLAARLSQARTNQASLRDALAAGCRTATAILPRFPRKRIAAGELSHCLQPQS; encoded by the coding sequence ATGAAGCTCGATCCGCCACAACTAAGCCCACCCCAATTCAGCATCGTCGGCGATGTCAGCGTGGACCTGGTCCTGGGCACGCTGGACGGCTGGCCCAAGATCGGCACCGAACAATTGTTGCCGCGCAGCGAGCTGCGGGCCGGCGGTTCGGCGGCCAACTCCGCCCTTGCGGCCCGCCACCTCGGGCTGAGCCCGCATCTGATCGGCGCCATCGGCGACGATGACCTGGCCCAGTGGCTGCTGCTGCAGCTGGCGGGTATTCGAGTCGAACTGCAGACCTGCGCCAGCGACACCACCGTATCGGTCGGGCTGATGCATGCCGATGGCGAACGCACCTTCTTCACCAGCTGCGGGCATCTGCAGCATCTGACTCCGGACTTCGTACTCGAACATCTGCCGCAGGCATCCCCCGGCAGCATCGCCCTGTTCACCGCCCCCTTCCTGCTGCCGGGCCTGCGCGAGCACTTCAGCCAGTTGCTGGCCGAGGCCTCGAACCAGGGCTATCAGGTCGCGCTGGATACTGGCTGGCCGCCGGAAGGCTGGACGCCGCAGGTGCACCGGGAAGTCGAAGGCTGGCTGGTCCATTGCGACCATCTGCTGGTCAACGAGTTGGAGGCGATGAGCATCGCCGGCATCCACGACGACAGCGGCGAGGACCTCGAGCTTGCCGTGCAACGCGTCGCCCGCCTGCTCAAGCCCGGCGCCCATCTGATCGTCAAGCTGGGCGCCGCCGGCGCGTTGGGTCACGTCGATGGCCGGAGCATCCGCTACGCCAGCGAAGCGGTTTACGACATCTTCGACACCGTGGGCGCCGGCGACAGCTTCAACACCGGCTATCTGGCGGCACGCCTGAGTCAGGCCCGCACCAACCAGGCCAGCCTGCGCGACGCGCTCGCGGCCGGCTGCCGTACCGCTACTGCGATCCTGCCCCGCTTCCCACGCAAGCGCATCGCCGCCGGCGAGCTCTCCCATTGCCTGCAGCCGCAATCCTGA
- a CDS encoding LysR family transcriptional regulator: MKSELNDLAAFAVVATERSFTRAAARLGVTQSALSHTIRGLERRLELQLLARTTKSVAPTSAGAALLKTLSPALEQIDRALNEVRTARDRPTGRLRLAVSKSAAVSVLLAKLPAFAAAYPEVVLDVSTCTGPVDLVAGGFDAGIQLEEFIQKDMIAVRVTQELRLAAVASPGYFATRSRPLKPRDLSDHHCIGLRLPGGPYRWEFEKGGTPVTATVTGPLVVDDTSLAIHGALAGVGIALAYEDQVAGYIDEGKLIRVLEDWSPSFPGFFIYYPDRRHQSAALSALIRTLRLS; the protein is encoded by the coding sequence ATGAAGAGCGAACTGAATGACCTCGCGGCATTTGCCGTCGTCGCCACTGAGCGAAGCTTCACCAGGGCTGCTGCGCGGCTTGGGGTCACGCAGTCCGCGCTGAGCCACACGATCCGCGGCCTGGAACGTCGGTTGGAACTGCAACTGCTCGCCCGCACGACCAAGAGCGTGGCGCCGACCTCCGCGGGCGCCGCGCTCTTGAAGACCCTCTCGCCTGCGCTCGAGCAGATCGATCGGGCGCTCAACGAGGTTCGCACCGCTCGGGATCGGCCGACCGGCCGGCTTCGTCTTGCCGTCTCGAAATCCGCCGCCGTGTCGGTGCTGTTGGCCAAACTGCCGGCGTTCGCCGCGGCCTATCCCGAGGTGGTGCTTGATGTGTCCACCTGCACGGGCCCGGTGGATTTGGTCGCAGGCGGGTTCGATGCCGGCATCCAGCTGGAAGAATTCATTCAGAAGGACATGATCGCCGTGCGCGTGACCCAGGAACTACGACTGGCCGCCGTCGCTTCGCCCGGGTATTTCGCGACGCGCAGCCGTCCCCTGAAACCGCGGGACCTGAGCGACCACCACTGCATCGGGTTGCGCCTTCCGGGCGGGCCGTACCGATGGGAATTCGAGAAAGGCGGCACGCCCGTGACGGCGACCGTCACCGGGCCACTCGTCGTCGATGACACGAGCCTCGCCATCCACGGCGCCTTGGCCGGTGTGGGCATCGCGCTGGCCTATGAAGATCAGGTGGCGGGCTACATCGACGAGGGCAAGCTCATCAGAGTGCTGGAAGATTGGTCGCCCTCTTTTCCCGGCTTCTTCATCTACTACCCGGACCGTCGCCATCAATCGGCGGCGCTCTCCGCCCTGATCCGCACGCTGCGCCTAAGCTAG
- a CDS encoding TonB-dependent receptor gives MKKHPSDVRPTGIAVAVAAVLIGCATAPVMAQSSTAEDDKQVNTGQADAGEARTTLETVHVSATRIESDLLKTPVTVTAVTQEALTREGIRDVRGLSGSMPNLQIASGPDSGVQVSIRGIGANNFTEIGDPAVGLHVAGLYSPRPQGALALMFDVDQVEVLRGPQGTLFGRNSTGGSINIIPAKPRFDSSFGSTELEVGSYNLRQLNLIQNIAVNDRFALRLSATKVERDGWIDQQQDFTDVNIPERGFIADGIPDVDQRRNVKVGRDEYYYNRDEWAVRLAARFAITDNVEWLLAYEKFQNSGAGQVGLKDCKQAAGTRFACQGGKWDVKINVPGKTDMSIDTVRSNLNWFLSDSNSIEYSVAFATQKRSQIADDDGGYHEIPSQVTATLPVPPTGDWGVWPVRDNTSITLDSKYKSFVHELQFKHQGERLKLVSGLFWMHEKNSIDYAQEMLVNAPFGYPISQFYHQPNRQIDAKAIFSQADWRFAPTWTATLGARYSRDEKTDRGGQVYGGWDAESTAYYNGLYNPGTPGEPGFRPHNGRDLSERMGPFGGIDAYKLWGPPAENEHSESWRKVTWRLGLTKDLSDDEILFTSLSTGYKAGGFGDKDDACGGKVCIDGPPGPQYTFFPYEPETVTNFEIGYKGLLLDKRLSLSVTAFYSRYKDMQVTGDFFAAKVHVNEPCPDWDPTCDVIKKWQTVNVGTVNIPGLEVEVDYLPTPNTRIGGFFSYIDSKIKDYPTFSDEWNCGVREEFGAVPCPEPYSGPAPTLAGRQIYDITGHHLPMTPKFTAGVNVSHTFKFGNGYELVPWLSLKWQDKMYFTLRNLDNAHVSDAQEAYTTVDASLSLQSPSFWRAELYVLNATDKMTKNWADDAGGFIRGYWNDPRTVGLRVRFDY, from the coding sequence ATGAAAAAGCATCCCAGCGATGTTCGACCGACCGGCATCGCCGTCGCGGTGGCCGCGGTATTGATCGGCTGCGCAACCGCGCCGGTCATGGCCCAGTCCAGTACGGCCGAGGACGACAAGCAGGTGAACACCGGGCAAGCCGACGCTGGCGAAGCCCGAACCACACTGGAGACCGTGCACGTTTCCGCCACCCGCATCGAATCGGACCTGCTGAAGACGCCGGTGACCGTCACCGCCGTCACCCAGGAAGCCCTGACCCGCGAAGGCATCCGCGACGTACGCGGCCTGTCCGGCAGCATGCCCAATCTGCAGATCGCCTCCGGCCCGGATTCCGGCGTGCAGGTCAGCATCCGCGGCATCGGCGCCAACAACTTCACCGAGATCGGCGACCCGGCCGTTGGCCTGCATGTGGCCGGCCTGTACTCGCCGCGCCCGCAAGGCGCGCTGGCGCTGATGTTCGACGTCGACCAGGTCGAAGTGCTGCGCGGCCCGCAGGGCACGCTGTTCGGCCGCAACTCCACCGGCGGCAGCATCAACATCATTCCGGCCAAGCCGCGCTTCGATTCCAGCTTCGGCAGCACCGAGCTCGAAGTGGGCAGCTATAACCTGCGCCAGCTCAACCTGATCCAGAACATCGCGGTGAACGACCGCTTCGCCCTGCGCCTGTCCGCCACCAAGGTCGAGCGCGACGGCTGGATCGACCAGCAGCAGGACTTCACCGACGTAAATATCCCCGAGCGCGGGTTCATCGCCGACGGCATCCCGGACGTGGACCAACGCCGCAACGTCAAGGTCGGGCGCGACGAGTATTACTACAACCGCGACGAATGGGCGGTCCGCCTGGCTGCTCGCTTCGCTATCACCGATAACGTCGAGTGGCTGCTGGCCTACGAGAAATTCCAGAACTCCGGCGCCGGCCAAGTGGGGCTGAAAGACTGCAAACAAGCGGCCGGCACCCGCTTCGCCTGCCAGGGCGGTAAGTGGGACGTGAAAATCAACGTGCCCGGCAAGACCGACATGTCGATCGATACGGTGCGCTCCAACCTCAACTGGTTCCTCAGCGACAGCAACAGCATCGAATACAGCGTGGCCTTCGCCACGCAGAAGCGCTCGCAGATCGCCGACGACGATGGCGGCTACCACGAGATCCCCTCGCAGGTGACCGCCACCTTGCCGGTACCACCGACAGGCGACTGGGGGGTGTGGCCGGTGCGCGACAACACCTCCATCACCCTGGACTCGAAGTACAAGTCGTTCGTGCATGAACTGCAGTTCAAGCATCAGGGCGAACGCCTGAAGCTGGTGTCGGGCCTGTTCTGGATGCACGAGAAGAACTCGATCGACTATGCCCAGGAAATGCTGGTCAACGCGCCGTTCGGCTACCCGATCAGCCAGTTCTATCATCAGCCCAACCGTCAGATCGACGCCAAGGCGATCTTCTCCCAGGCCGACTGGCGCTTCGCTCCGACCTGGACGGCAACCCTGGGCGCACGCTACAGCCGCGACGAAAAGACCGACCGCGGCGGCCAGGTGTACGGCGGTTGGGATGCCGAATCGACGGCCTATTACAACGGCCTGTACAACCCGGGCACGCCCGGTGAACCGGGCTTTCGTCCCCACAACGGCCGCGACCTGAGCGAGCGAATGGGTCCGTTCGGCGGTATCGATGCCTACAAGCTGTGGGGGCCGCCGGCGGAGAACGAGCACTCCGAATCCTGGCGCAAGGTCACCTGGCGCTTGGGTCTGACCAAGGACCTGTCCGATGACGAGATCCTGTTTACCTCGCTGTCGACCGGCTACAAGGCCGGCGGCTTCGGCGACAAGGACGATGCCTGCGGCGGCAAAGTCTGCATCGATGGCCCGCCCGGCCCGCAGTACACCTTCTTCCCGTACGAGCCGGAAACCGTCACCAATTTTGAAATCGGCTACAAGGGCCTGCTGCTGGACAAGCGCCTGAGCCTGTCGGTCACCGCCTTCTACAGCCGCTACAAGGACATGCAGGTGACCGGCGACTTCTTCGCCGCCAAGGTGCACGTCAACGAACCCTGCCCGGACTGGGACCCGACCTGCGACGTGATCAAGAAGTGGCAGACCGTCAACGTCGGCACGGTCAACATCCCGGGCCTGGAAGTGGAAGTGGACTACCTGCCCACGCCCAACACCCGTATTGGCGGCTTCTTCTCGTACATCGACAGCAAGATCAAGGACTACCCCACCTTCAGCGACGAATGGAACTGCGGCGTGCGCGAAGAGTTTGGCGCAGTGCCTTGCCCGGAGCCCTACAGCGGCCCCGCCCCCACCCTGGCCGGCCGCCAGATCTACGACATCACCGGCCATCACCTGCCGATGACTCCGAAATTCACCGCCGGCGTCAACGTCTCCCACACCTTCAAGTTCGGCAATGGCTATGAGCTGGTGCCCTGGCTCAGCCTGAAGTGGCAGGACAAGATGTACTTTACCTTGCGCAACCTCGACAACGCGCACGTCTCCGACGCGCAAGAGGCCTATACGACGGTCGATGCCAGCCTGAGTCTGCAGTCGCCGTCGTTCTGGCGCGCCGAGCTGTATGTGCTCAACGCCACCGACAAGATGACCAAGAACTGGGCCGACGACGCTGGCGGCTTCATCCGCGGTTACTGGAACGACCCGCGTACGGTCGGCCTGCGTGTCCGCTTCGACTATTGA
- a CDS encoding glycoside hydrolase family 9 protein: MTCVPHARKNAIQAMAALTIALSSLLQVAGAASAELATTAPATKPKTSVSVSLPKQPLLVQINQVALERLGPKRVVVEFAGEAGEGSYTVLRDGQPIKKGDLRPLQPFAEWGPRKRYFSVDFSDAEEVGKYEVEVRIGKQRAVSASVLVRDNAVFATTGTQLLGYFKRSRHTGDADRNLRIFQTSRRVNVWGGWQDAGGDKGKYLSHLGYANHFNPQQASMAAWVLAYGAHARKALFAAHGLQTQVEDEAFWGADYLHRILDAEGYLYTTVFDQWGTPGVERMVTGYEGSAGTFTTLYRSAFRAGGGMAIAALARASMLAKQAGRHGEFDGAQYLADAERAYAHLRKFNPQYGADGKENIIDDYTALMALVELHNATGHSRYLDDARERAASLIARQQADGGFVSDGGSRPYYHAAEAGLPVISLSAYVDIEPERGRRQRVLEAIGSALKHELAITNAVANPYGYARQRFQLTQDGKAAGEILEGFFIPHRNETGYWWQGESARLASLSAAMVIGGRKLADHGTAGYGLSADRAAYAQSQLDWTLGRNPYGISMLYGFGKKNPPTVLESAGEMFVGGISNGITGAPGSDTGAGISFAPGPDSEQWRWVEQWIPHTTWMLFAVMAMTTDEVAGVAAERR; this comes from the coding sequence ATGACCTGTGTGCCGCATGCCCGCAAGAACGCGATTCAAGCGATGGCCGCGCTGACGATCGCGCTGTCCAGTCTGTTGCAGGTGGCCGGTGCCGCATCGGCCGAGCTAGCGACTACGGCGCCGGCGACCAAGCCGAAGACCTCGGTGTCGGTGAGCCTGCCCAAACAGCCGCTGCTGGTACAGATCAACCAGGTGGCTTTGGAACGGCTGGGGCCGAAGCGGGTGGTCGTCGAATTTGCGGGCGAGGCCGGGGAGGGCAGCTACACCGTGCTGCGCGATGGCCAGCCGATCAAGAAAGGCGATCTGCGCCCGCTGCAGCCCTTTGCCGAATGGGGCCCGCGCAAGCGCTATTTCAGCGTCGACTTTTCCGATGCCGAGGAAGTCGGCAAGTACGAAGTGGAAGTGCGTATCGGCAAGCAGCGCGCAGTGTCGGCCTCGGTCTTGGTGCGCGACAACGCAGTCTTCGCCACGACCGGCACACAGCTGCTGGGCTACTTTAAGCGCAGCCGCCACACCGGTGACGCCGACCGCAACCTGCGCATCTTCCAAACTTCGCGCAGGGTCAACGTCTGGGGCGGCTGGCAGGATGCCGGCGGCGACAAGGGCAAATACCTGTCGCACCTGGGCTACGCCAACCATTTCAATCCGCAGCAGGCCTCGATGGCGGCCTGGGTGCTCGCCTATGGCGCGCATGCGCGCAAAGCGCTGTTCGCCGCCCACGGTCTGCAGACGCAGGTCGAGGACGAAGCGTTCTGGGGCGCGGACTATCTGCATCGCATCCTCGATGCGGAGGGCTATCTCTACACCACCGTGTTCGACCAATGGGGTACCCCCGGCGTCGAGCGCATGGTCACCGGCTATGAAGGCTCGGCCGGTACCTTTACCACGCTGTATCGCTCGGCCTTTCGCGCCGGTGGCGGCATGGCCATCGCGGCGCTGGCGCGCGCTTCGATGCTGGCCAAGCAAGCCGGCCGCCATGGCGAATTCGACGGTGCCCAATATCTGGCCGATGCAGAGCGTGCCTACGCGCACCTGCGCAAGTTCAACCCGCAGTACGGCGCCGACGGCAAAGAAAACATCATCGACGACTACACCGCGTTGATGGCGCTGGTGGAACTGCACAACGCCACCGGCCACTCGCGTTATCTCGACGATGCGCGCGAGCGCGCGGCCAGCCTGATCGCACGACAGCAGGCCGACGGCGGTTTCGTCAGCGACGGCGGCAGCCGCCCGTACTACCACGCGGCCGAGGCCGGCTTGCCGGTGATCAGCCTCTCGGCCTATGTCGATATCGAACCGGAGCGGGGGCGTCGTCAGCGTGTGCTGGAGGCCATCGGCTCGGCGCTCAAGCACGAACTGGCCATCACCAACGCGGTCGCCAACCCCTATGGCTACGCCCGCCAGCGCTTCCAGCTGACCCAGGACGGCAAGGCCGCAGGCGAGATCCTCGAAGGCTTCTTCATTCCGCATCGCAACGAAACCGGCTACTGGTGGCAGGGCGAAAGCGCCCGCCTGGCATCGCTCAGCGCGGCCATGGTCATCGGCGGCCGCAAACTGGCAGACCATGGCACGGCCGGATATGGCCTGTCCGCCGATCGAGCGGCTTATGCGCAGAGCCAGCTCGACTGGACACTGGGCCGCAACCCCTACGGCATCTCGATGCTTTACGGTTTCGGCAAGAAAAATCCGCCGACCGTGCTGGAGAGCGCCGGCGAAATGTTCGTGGGCGGCATCTCCAACGGCATTACCGGTGCACCGGGCAGCGACACCGGTGCCGGCATCAGCTTCGCGCCTGGTCCGGATTCCGAGCAATGGCGCTGGGTGGAGCAGTGGATTCCGCACACCACCTGGATGTTGTTCGCGGTTATGGCGATGACGACGGACGAAGTGGCTGGCGTTGCCGCGGAGCGGCGCTAG
- a CDS encoding MFS transporter, translating into MKQRPMIVSYILLIWFAISFITNLIGPLMPIAIQDFKLSLTMAGFMPFSFFLAYGLISIPGGILIEVRGTRFTLFTAFALNFIGALAIAVMPGYVSVVAGLFVIGLGMALLQVVINPLMRTAAGEEHFAFFSVMAQLVFGLASFLSPLVFRLYMQRPGVEGQPLAWLTFYWYFSAAFVLLALLNYKLPLPAVELKEDERAGSREAYRSLLRRLDVRLYFLAIVAYVGTEQSLANWMSQFLHSYHGMSATEQGAIAVSRFWGLMSLGCLAGLGLLKLIDSKWVLAIFSTLAIACLAFALFGPANVSLLAFPAAGFFLSVMFSVIFSLGLNSVRQHHGAFSGILCTGILGGAIVPLLIGVIADHLGLRVGLSLVFIPLLYILSVGAWARPLVRNQTVYSAKNTAASNTSASP; encoded by the coding sequence ATGAAGCAGCGGCCGATGATCGTCAGTTACATCCTCCTGATCTGGTTCGCGATCTCCTTCATCACCAATCTGATCGGGCCGCTGATGCCCATCGCCATCCAGGATTTCAAGCTCAGCCTGACCATGGCCGGCTTCATGCCGTTCTCGTTCTTCCTGGCGTATGGCTTGATCTCGATTCCGGGCGGCATCCTGATCGAAGTGCGCGGCACGCGCTTCACTCTGTTTACCGCCTTCGCGCTGAATTTCATCGGCGCCCTGGCCATCGCCGTGATGCCGGGTTACGTCTCGGTCGTGGCCGGGCTGTTCGTCATCGGCTTGGGCATGGCCCTGCTGCAGGTGGTGATCAACCCGCTGATGCGCACGGCCGCCGGCGAGGAGCACTTCGCCTTCTTCTCGGTAATGGCGCAGTTGGTGTTCGGCCTGGCCTCCTTCCTCAGCCCGCTGGTGTTCAGGCTGTACATGCAGCGCCCCGGTGTGGAAGGACAGCCGCTGGCCTGGCTGACGTTCTACTGGTACTTCAGCGCCGCCTTCGTGCTGCTGGCCCTGCTCAACTACAAGTTGCCGCTGCCGGCGGTGGAGCTGAAGGAAGACGAGCGCGCGGGCAGTCGCGAGGCTTATCGCAGCCTGCTGCGACGCCTGGATGTGCGTTTGTATTTCCTGGCGATCGTCGCCTATGTCGGCACCGAGCAATCCCTCGCCAACTGGATGTCGCAGTTCCTGCACAGCTACCACGGCATGTCGGCCACCGAGCAAGGTGCGATTGCCGTCAGCCGCTTCTGGGGCTTGATGTCGCTGGGCTGCCTGGCCGGCCTGGGCCTGCTGAAACTCATCGACTCGAAGTGGGTGCTGGCGATCTTCTCGACGCTCGCCATCGCCTGCCTGGCCTTCGCTCTGTTCGGCCCCGCGAACGTCTCTCTACTGGCCTTCCCCGCCGCGGGCTTTTTCCTGTCGGTGATGTTCTCGGTGATCTTCTCGCTGGGATTGAACTCGGTCCGCCAGCATCACGGCGCATTCTCGGGAATCTTGTGCACCGGCATCCTCGGCGGCGCCATCGTCCCGCTGTTGATCGGCGTCATCGCCGACCACTTGGGCCTGCGCGTGGGCCTGTCGCTGGTCTTCATCCCTCTGCTCTACATCCTCAGCGTCGGTGCCTGGGCCAGGCCACTGGTGCGCAACCAGACCGTGTATTCCGCGAAAAACACGGCCGCCTCGAACACGTCCGCCTCGCCCTGA